Proteins encoded within one genomic window of Effusibacillus pohliae DSM 22757:
- a CDS encoding cyclodeaminase/cyclohydrolase family protein — MEMVHMDKRYVEYPLADFCKEVARPAILSPSGGAVIGVVGAMLASLAELVARVSEHHSVPGMSEEWRGMADEFREWTERLLRFADQDVQDAASIIREEEDPVCIRKRVAAPAKIASGLVKVLRLVERIAEQADASVRSDVRAIAHLGRGAADAIFEIEQSDIVRGGGDAMLLVRIGEWREEAHRAANRILEKARDDQWQN; from the coding sequence ATGGAGATGGTTCACATGGACAAGCGTTATGTGGAGTATCCACTGGCTGATTTTTGCAAGGAAGTGGCGCGGCCTGCCATCCTGAGTCCGAGCGGCGGTGCGGTGATCGGCGTGGTGGGGGCTATGCTTGCGAGTCTGGCGGAATTGGTGGCGCGCGTTTCGGAACACCATTCGGTGCCGGGTATGTCTGAGGAGTGGCGAGGGATGGCGGACGAGTTCCGGGAGTGGACCGAACGACTGCTTCGTTTTGCCGACCAAGACGTACAGGATGCGGCGAGCATCATCCGGGAGGAAGAAGATCCCGTGTGTATCCGCAAGCGGGTCGCGGCGCCTGCCAAAATCGCATCGGGGCTGGTGAAAGTGCTGCGGCTTGTGGAGAGAATCGCTGAGCAGGCGGATGCATCGGTTCGCTCCGATGTGCGCGCGATTGCTCATTTGGGGCGGGGGGCGGCTGATGCGATTTTTGAAATCGAGCAAAGCGATATTGTACGGGGCGGCGGAGATGCGATGCTGCTTGTCAGGATCGGGGAGTGGCGGGAGGAGGCGCATCGGGCGGCCAACCGAATTTTGGAGAAGGCAAGGGACGATCAATGGCAAAACTGA
- the rlmD gene encoding 23S rRNA (uracil(1939)-C(5))-methyltransferase RlmD: MAKLMANVPVQKNQLIELDMTGQGHQGEGVGRYRDYTLFVPGAIAGERVKAKVTKVNKNYGFAKLIEIVRQSEQRTEPPCPLYHRCGGCHLQHMTYEAQLAHKRQTVVDALTRIGKLEDVTVHPTLGMDEPWRYRNKSQVPVGLVNGKIVAGFYAPGTHEIIDMEGCPIQHPYSDEIVNTVKRALADLGIPPYDETGHKGLVRHIVARVGYATGETMVVLVTNGRNIPRVDELIRRLRNEIPHVVSIVQNVNTAVTNVIFGPHTITLWGKDGIEDRIGDVRFFISARSFFQVNPIQTQVLYDKALEYAQLTGRETVVDAYCGIGTISLFLARRAKRVIGVEVVEEAIEDAQRNAELNGIMNAEFLAGEAEQVIPQLYAERGLRADVVVVDPPRKGCDEKLLQTIVDMQPQRVVYVSCNPSTLARDLRFLEDRGYETQEVQPVDMFPHTFHVECCSLLVRKEN; the protein is encoded by the coding sequence ATGGCAAAACTGATGGCGAATGTTCCGGTTCAGAAAAATCAACTGATCGAACTCGACATGACCGGCCAGGGGCACCAGGGGGAAGGGGTCGGACGGTATCGGGACTATACCCTTTTTGTGCCGGGCGCGATTGCCGGGGAACGGGTCAAAGCGAAAGTGACGAAGGTGAACAAGAACTATGGGTTTGCGAAGCTGATCGAGATTGTGCGGCAGTCTGAACAGCGGACGGAACCGCCCTGTCCGCTCTATCACCGGTGTGGGGGCTGCCATCTGCAGCACATGACGTACGAAGCGCAGCTCGCTCACAAACGGCAGACCGTGGTCGATGCGTTAACAAGAATCGGCAAGCTGGAGGACGTGACGGTGCACCCGACGCTCGGCATGGACGAGCCGTGGCGGTATCGCAACAAATCGCAGGTGCCGGTGGGGCTTGTGAACGGCAAAATTGTAGCCGGCTTTTACGCGCCGGGAACGCATGAGATCATCGATATGGAAGGGTGTCCGATCCAACATCCTTACAGTGACGAGATCGTCAACACAGTCAAGCGGGCGCTGGCCGACCTCGGGATCCCGCCATATGACGAGACAGGGCATAAGGGACTTGTTCGCCATATCGTGGCGCGGGTCGGGTATGCCACCGGGGAGACGATGGTGGTGCTGGTGACCAACGGCCGCAACATTCCGCGGGTGGACGAGTTGATCCGCCGCCTGCGGAATGAAATCCCGCACGTGGTGTCGATCGTGCAAAATGTGAATACCGCTGTCACGAATGTGATTTTTGGGCCGCATACGATCACACTGTGGGGAAAGGATGGGATCGAGGATCGGATCGGCGATGTCCGATTTTTCATCTCGGCCCGATCGTTCTTCCAGGTGAATCCGATCCAGACCCAGGTGCTGTACGACAAGGCGTTGGAGTATGCGCAGTTGACGGGACGCGAAACGGTGGTTGACGCGTATTGCGGGATCGGTACGATTTCGCTGTTCCTGGCGAGACGAGCGAAGCGGGTCATCGGGGTGGAAGTGGTGGAGGAAGCGATCGAGGATGCGCAGCGGAACGCCGAGCTCAACGGTATCATGAACGCAGAGTTCCTGGCGGGAGAAGCGGAGCAGGTGATTCCGCAGCTGTACGCAGAACGGGGGCTGCGTGCCGATGTGGTAGTGGTGGATCCACCGCGCAAGGGGTGTGATGAGAAGTTGCTGCAAACGATCGTCGACATGCAACCGCAGCGAGTGGTCTACGTAAGCTGCAACCCCAGCACGCTGGCCCGCGATTTGCGCTTTCTGGAGGATCGGGGCTATGAGACGCAAGAGGTGCAGCCGGTGGATATGTTCCCGCATACGTTTCATGTGGAGTGCTGCTCGCTGCTCGTGAGAAAAGAAAATTAG